One Blastocatellia bacterium genomic window, AACCGCGCCGTGTTGCGGACGATCACCGTCGGCGACCGCTTCGAGAATTACCTGATCGTGCTCGAAGGGCTTAACCCCGGCGAGCGCGTCATCGTCGAGGGCATGCAGAAGGTGAGGCCGGGCGGCGAGGTCAAACCGTCAACCGCGCCCGCCGCCGGGGAAGCCACCCAGCCGACGCAGGGGAATTGAGTCATGGCAAACTTCTTCATCCGGCGGCCCATCGTCGCTATCGTCATTTCTATCCTGACCGTGATGTTCGGCAGCGTCGTCATCCGCGGGCTGTCGATTGAGCAGTATCCCTTTCTTGCGCCGCCGAACATCCGCGTCACCGGCACCTATCCGGGCGCGTCCGCCGAGGCCGTCGAACAGTCTGTGGCGACGCCCATCGAGCAGGAAGTAAACGGCGTTGACCGCATGATCTACCTGAAGTCGTCGAATACCTCGGACGGCCGCATGTTGCTGGACGTCAATTTCGAGGTCGGCACGGATCAGGATACCGCCAACGTGCTGACGCAGAACCGCGTTTCGACCGCCGCCGCGCGATTGCCGGCGGAGGTCAACCAGCAGGGTGTCACCGTTAAGAAGCAAAGTCCCAGCATCCTGATGGTGATCTCGCTCTTCTCGCCGAAAGATGCCTACGACGCCAACTTCCTGATTAACTACTGCGGCATCAACCTGCGCGACCAGATTCTGCGCATCCCGGGCATCGCCCAGGTTGATCTGTTCGGCGGCACCGATTACGGCATGCGGATATGGATACGTCCCGACCGCCTGGCCAAGCTCGGCCTGACGCCGTCGGATGTAATTTCGGCGATAAAAGAGCAGAACCTGCAAGCGCCTGCCGGCAAGGTCGGCGCCGCGCCGACGCCGAAAGATCAAGAGTACACCCAGACGCTGAGCGCGCCGGGCCGGCTGGTGACGACCGAAGAGTTCGAAAACATCATCATCCGCCAGACGGCGACCGGCGCGGTGGTGCGCGTCAAGGACATCGGGCGGGCAGAGCTTGGCTCGCAGGATTACAACTCCTTCGGGCGGCTCAACGGCAAGCCGGGCGGCGCGATGGCCGTCTACCTGCTGCCGGGCGCCAACCAGCTCAAGGCTGCCGAGACCATCTACGAAACCCTGGGTCACGCAAAGACGCTCTTCCCGCCCGACATGGATTACAAGATCGTCTACGACACGACGCCGGCGGTCGAAGCCTCGATCCACGAAATCTTGAAGACCTTCGTCGAGGCGTTGATCCTGGTGACGCTGGTGGTCTTCATCTTTCTGCAAAACCTGCGCGCGACGATCATCCCGATGATCACGATCCCGGTCTCACTGATCGGCACGTTCATCTTCTTTCCGATGCTGGGATTTTCGATCAACACGCTGTCGATGTTCGGCCTGGTGCTGGCCATCGGCATTGTCGTTGACGACGCCATCGTTGTGGTCGAGGCGGTCATCCATCATCTTGAGCACGGCATGACGCCGAAGGAGGCGACCGTGCAGGCGATGAAGGAAGTCTCCGGCCCGGTCGTCGGCATCGCGTTGATTCTGTCGGCGGTCTTCGTGCCGGTGGCGTTGTTGGGCGGGCTGGTCGGCAGCATGTATAAGCAGTTCGCGCTGACCATCGCTATCTCTGTGCTGCTGTCGGCCTTCAACGCGCTGACGCTGACGCCGGCGCTCTGCGCGCTGATGCTCAAGTCGCCGAAGCCCATGCGCGGGCCGCTCGGCGCTTTCTTCCGCGGCTTCAACCGGGTGTTTGACGTGACGACGAATGGCTATGTGAAAACGTCGCGCCTGCTCGTGCGCCGCGCCTTCCTGACCATCATCATCGTCGCCGGCGTGGCGGTCGGCGCGGGCTACTTCGCGCGGCAGATCCCCGCCGGCTTCATCCCCGACGAAGACCAGGGCATCTTCGGCGTCAACGTCCAGCTCCCGCCCGGCGCGTCGCTTGAGCGCA contains:
- a CDS encoding multidrug efflux RND transporter permease subunit; translated protein: MANFFIRRPIVAIVISILTVMFGSVVIRGLSIEQYPFLAPPNIRVTGTYPGASAEAVEQSVATPIEQEVNGVDRMIYLKSSNTSDGRMLLDVNFEVGTDQDTANVLTQNRVSTAAARLPAEVNQQGVTVKKQSPSILMVISLFSPKDAYDANFLINYCGINLRDQILRIPGIAQVDLFGGTDYGMRIWIRPDRLAKLGLTPSDVISAIKEQNLQAPAGKVGAAPTPKDQEYTQTLSAPGRLVTTEEFENIIIRQTATGAVVRVKDIGRAELGSQDYNSFGRLNGKPGGAMAVYLLPGANQLKAAETIYETLGHAKTLFPPDMDYKIVYDTTPAVEASIHEILKTFVEALILVTLVVFIFLQNLRATIIPMITIPVSLIGTFIFFPMLGFSINTLSMFGLVLAIGIVVDDAIVVVEAVIHHLEHGMTPKEATVQAMKEVSGPVVGIALILSAVFVPVALLGGLVGSMYKQFALTIAISVLLSAFNALTLTPALCALMLKSPKPMRGPLGAFFRGFNRVFDVTTNGYVKTSRLLVRRAFLTIIIVAGVAVGAGYFARQIPAGFIPDEDQGIFGVNVQLPPGASLERTSVVLKKVEEILAKTEGVDSYQTIGGYGVVTNTYQPNYGSLFARLHPWEERKTAELKVKGVMAKLQREFADIPEAVIFPFNIPTLSGFGAASGFNFLIQDRSGTMTVQQLGEEMRKFIAAGRQRPELGNLFSSFDPNYPQVKVELDREKARTLGVPVNEVFQTMSSAMGGAFVNDFNRFGRLYRVYVQAEAANRLKAEDIGRIYVRSQTTNSMVPLSTLLTITDIAGTELTTRFNLLRSVELQGSPARGYTSGQALAALEQIFAETMPKEMGFSYSSLSYQEKIAPPPGPTLILALLCVFLLLAALYESWRLPWAVLLGSPLVALGAFFGVWLMGYDNNVYVQIGLVMLIGLAAKNAILIVEFAKAKHEEGVELEEAALTSARLRFRPILMTAFAFILGVVPLMRASGAGAGAQNVMGTGVFWGMLVATFLGVFIIPGNFTFVESLGRRKHKAIETPQTPSPPAVVIAKAARGEHP